A single Dermacentor variabilis isolate Ectoservices chromosome 9, ASM5094787v1, whole genome shotgun sequence DNA region contains:
- the LOC142556986 gene encoding uncharacterized protein LOC142556986 isoform X1 has product MATRKFSAAVVLGAFLLGSLHLVSSQQRPQSQDCYPHLVSGCYRYYLSRLWGDFDGNFERACRNVTAKYPCHQRLASCPESVRSNFSRQESGYEALRDLICDRKAFQEYRTASECRDIEKSRICEEQNGVNPEGLKKDPANFGCRLMSVTLMCFDESFTPDCPMSQKAAKAAFGKGQDILLALEGCSSSAGSRFISQLLLLAVATVTLARRLSN; this is encoded by the exons ATGGCGACACGCAAGTTCTCAGCAGCTGTGGTTCTGGGGGCATTCCTGCTCGGCTCCTTGCACCTAGTTTCGTCCCAACAAA GACCCCAATCGCAGGATTGTTATCCACACCTGGTCTCTGGGTGCTACAGATATTACCTTAGCAGATTGTGGGGAGATTTTGACGGGAACTTCGAAAGAGCTTGCAG GAACGTGACCGCTAAGTATCCGTGCCACCAGAGGTTAGCCTCATGCCCGGAGTCAGTGAGATCGAACTTCAGTCGCCAGGAGAGCGGATACGAAGCCCTTCGCGACCTTATCTGCGACCGCAAGGCCTTTCAAG AATACCGCACAGCCTCTGAGTGCCGAGACATAGAAAAGTCTCGCATCTGCGAGGAACAGAACGGAGTTAATCCGGAGGGCCTTAAAAAGGATCCCGCCAACTTCGGCTGTAG GTTAATGTCGGTCACGCTTATGTGTTTCGACGAGTCGTTCACGCCGGATTGCCCGATGAGCCAGAAAGCGGCCAAGGCGGCATTCGGCAAAGGTCAAGACATCCTGCTTGCCCTGGAAGGCTGCAGCTCGTCGGCGGGGTCACGCTTCATTTCGCAGTTGCTCTTGCTTGCCGTAGCCACCGTAACTCTTGCGCGTCGCCTTAGCAACTAG
- the LOC142556986 gene encoding uncharacterized protein LOC142556986 isoform X2 encodes MALFLRRLALLLVLELLLEVASTSGAGPQSQDCYPHLVSGCYRYYLSRLWGDFDGNFERACRNVTAKYPCHQRLASCPESVRSNFSRQESGYEALRDLICDRKAFQEYRTASECRDIEKSRICEEQNGVNPEGLKKDPANFGCRLMSVTLMCFDESFTPDCPMSQKAAKAAFGKGQDILLALEGCSSSAGSRFISQLLLLAVATVTLARRLSN; translated from the exons ATGGCGCTGTTTCTTCGTCGCCTAGCGCTGCTCCTCGTCCTCGAGTTGCTCCTGGAAGTCGCTTCGACGTCTGGTGCAG GACCCCAATCGCAGGATTGTTATCCACACCTGGTCTCTGGGTGCTACAGATATTACCTTAGCAGATTGTGGGGAGATTTTGACGGGAACTTCGAAAGAGCTTGCAG GAACGTGACCGCTAAGTATCCGTGCCACCAGAGGTTAGCCTCATGCCCGGAGTCAGTGAGATCGAACTTCAGTCGCCAGGAGAGCGGATACGAAGCCCTTCGCGACCTTATCTGCGACCGCAAGGCCTTTCAAG AATACCGCACAGCCTCTGAGTGCCGAGACATAGAAAAGTCTCGCATCTGCGAGGAACAGAACGGAGTTAATCCGGAGGGCCTTAAAAAGGATCCCGCCAACTTCGGCTGTAG GTTAATGTCGGTCACGCTTATGTGTTTCGACGAGTCGTTCACGCCGGATTGCCCGATGAGCCAGAAAGCGGCCAAGGCGGCATTCGGCAAAGGTCAAGACATCCTGCTTGCCCTGGAAGGCTGCAGCTCGTCGGCGGGGTCACGCTTCATTTCGCAGTTGCTCTTGCTTGCCGTAGCCACCGTAACTCTTGCGCGTCGCCTTAGCAACTAG